The Maylandia zebra isolate NMK-2024a linkage group LG4, Mzebra_GT3a, whole genome shotgun sequence genome includes a window with the following:
- the raver1 gene encoding ribonucleoprotein PTB-binding 1 isoform X1, producing the protein MAATVSVNTAAKDENTDSGNSLASRPLNEKYDPAVDQENWIPGDRRYPELVQNEEDATPGRECQRKVDEDLTSLNPEEIESRLERTRREFYNRRKIIIKNLPSDVSNQEVHELLGSYDLKYCFVDKYKGTAFVTLLNGEQAQSAIKEFHQHVLRDREISVQLQPTDALLCIANLPRAFTQQQFEELVRPFGNLERCFLVYSATSGHSKGYGFVEYMKKDSAARAKSELLGKQLGSRMLYVHWTEVGSLTYPLLHSKCLCVDRLPQSLLTAQDLRSALADTHTPVFCQLAQGQDGSFRRFAVLEFATAEMAEEAQRLTDGRLLGGTHIRVSFCAPGPPGRSMLAALIAAQTMAVNRGKGLLPDPTAMQILTGLSNPAALKMLLNPLTQGHKQGLLGAAPAIPPLLANPALTAALLQLLLQNQAKAQQQALLGNPLLWAQVLHNKENPLVPCPGLIGENPLASLPVQQGVHLLGDLPQGGIVPGLALQTDPLPPLKPMPRGRTLSRDQESPTSACPFPQTSSPTLPGISIPLLGGMIGADGLTAQGVSILGDPAKDANLPQSPFLNVSNAFSSGGSCRPHPYRRRPTLSNVSNQSMQPNYNLRYQDSYSPEYPPLHRDPLAHLYEQQENLDAGALAGFGQQASHCAEYSERFPPYSYPPSPPLSSYFSSGSESSCNGSLPTPKLNRAVGMPPVSHTNYPAGVENVMKTPIGSQKRTFSRLIPSPEPSPEGGYVGQHSQGLGGHYADSYLKLLERPFGC; encoded by the exons ATGGCGGCCACAGTGTCAGTTAATACAGCTGCCAAAGATGAAAACACAGACTCGGGAAACAGTTTGGCTTCTCGTCCACTTAATGAAAAATACGACCCCGCCGTGGACCAAGAAAACTGGATTCCCGGGGATCGCCGGTACCCCGAACTCGTGCAGAACGAAGAGGACGCGACGCCCGGACGCGAGTGTCAGCGAAAGGTCGACGAGGACTTGACATCACTGAACCCCGAAGAGATAGAGAGCCGCTTGGAGAGAACTCGACGGGAGTTTTACAACAGGAGGAAAATTATTATAAAAAACTTGCCCTCTGACGTTAGCAATCAG GAGGTCCATGAGCTCTTGGGCAGCTATGATCTGAAGTACTGCTTTGTTGACAAGTACAAAGGCACAG CATTTGTGACCCTACTTAATGGTGAACAAGCACAAAGTGCCATCAAAGAGTTCCACCAGCATGTGTTGCGGGACCGGGAGatctctgtgcagctgcagccGACAGATGCTCTGCTGTGCATCGCCAACCTGCCCCGCGCATTCACGCAGCAGCAGTTTGAGGAACTGGTGCGCCCCTTCGGCAACCTGGAGCGTTGCTTCCTGGTGTACAGTGCCACCTCGGGGCATTCCAAGGGCTACGGTTTTGTGGAGTACATGAAGAAGGACTCTGCGGCCAGGGCCAAATCGGAGCTCCTGGGGAAGCAGCTGGGCTCCCGTATGCTTTACGTCCACTGGACTGAGGTGGGCTCCCTCACATATCCACTGCTGCACTCCAAATGCCTGTGCGTGGACCGCCTGCCTCAGAGCCTGCTGACAGCCCAAGACCTCCGCAGTGCCCTGGCTGACACCCACACGCCAGTTTTCTGCCAG TTGGCTCAGGGACAAGATGGAAGTTTCCGGCGTTTTGCAGTGCTGGAGTTTGCCACTGCAGAGATGGCCGAGGAAGCACAGCGACTCACAGATGGCAGACTGCTGGGTGGGACACATATCAGGGTGTCCTTCTGTGCCCCGGGTCCTCCTGGAAGAAGCATGTTGGCTGCTCTGATTGCTGCACAAACCATG GCTGTAAACAGGGGTAAAGGACTCCTCCCTGATCCGACAGCCATGCAGATACTCACAGGCCTCAGCAACCCTGCCGCCCTCAAGATGCTGCTCAACCCACTGACACAGGGACATAAACAAG GCCTCCTTGGTGCGGCCCCCGCCATACCGCCACTGCTTGCCAACCCCGCTCTCACGGCCGCCCTGCTCCAGCTGCTCCTTCAGAACCAGGCCAAGGCTCAGCAG CAAGCCCTTCTGGGAAATCCTCTTCTGTGGGCTCAGGTGCTACACAATAAAGAAAACCCTCTAGTGCCTTGT CCGGGACTTATTGGGGAGAATCCTCTGGCCTCTCTGCCTGTCCAGCAGGGAGTCCATCTGCTCGGAGACCTGCCCCAAG GTGGTATTGTCCCTGGACTGGCTCTTCAGACAGATCCTCTACCCCCCTTGAAGCCAATGCCACGTGGCAGAACTCTTTCAAGGGATCAGGAGTCCCCCACGTCGGCTTGTCCCTTCCCCCAGACCTCCTCTCCGACCCTGCCGGGGATCTCTATACCCCTGCTGGGTGGCATGATCGGGGCAGATGGCCTCACAGCACAAGGG GTTTCCATACTAGGAGATCCTGCAAAAGATGCAAACCTTCCCCAGAGTCCCTTCCTCAATGTCAGCAACGCGTTTTCCTCAG GAGGAAGCTGCAGACCTCACCCTTACAGAAGGCGGCCTACACTGAGTAACGTGTCCAACCAGAGCATGCAACCGAATTACAACCTGCGTTACCAGGATTCCTACAGCCCTGAGTACCCCCCACTCCATCGG GATCCCCTTGCCCACTTGTATGAACAGCAGGAGAATCTTGATGCCGGGGCCTTGGCAGGATTCGGTCAGCAG GCCTCTCATTGCGCTGAATACAGTGAGCGGTTCCCCCCCTACAGTTACCCTCCAAGCCCACCTCTGTCCTCATATTTCAGCTCAGGGTCTGAGAGCTCCTGTAATGGGAGCCTTCCCACCCCCAAGCTCAACAGG GCTGTGGGAATGCCTCCTGTGAGCCACACCAACTACCCTGCAGGTGTGGAGAATGTTATGAAG ACTCCCATCGGTAGCCAAAAGCGCACGTTCTCCCGGCTGATCCCGTCTCCCGAGCCGAGCCCTGAAGGCGGTTATGTGGGCCAGCACTCCCAAGGCCTCGGCGGTCACTACGCAGACTCCTATCTTAAGC TGCTGGAGCGTCCGTTTGGCTGCTGA
- the raver1 gene encoding ribonucleoprotein PTB-binding 1 isoform X3, producing MAATVSVNTAAKDENTDSGNSLASRPLNEKYDPAVDQENWIPGDRRYPELVQNEEDATPGRECQRKVDEDLTSLNPEEIESRLERTRREFYNRRKIIIKNLPSDVSNQEVHELLGSYDLKYCFVDKYKGTAFVTLLNGEQAQSAIKEFHQHVLRDREISVQLQPTDALLCIANLPRAFTQQQFEELVRPFGNLERCFLVYSATSGHSKGYGFVEYMKKDSAARAKSELLGKQLGSRMLYVHWTEVGSLTYPLLHSKCLCVDRLPQSLLTAQDLRSALADTHTPVFCQLAQGQDGSFRRFAVLEFATAEMAEEAQRLTDGRLLGGTHIRVSFCAPGPPGRSMLAALIAAQTMAVNRGKGLLPDPTAMQILTGLSNPAALKMLLNPLTQGHKQGLLGAAPAIPPLLANPALTAALLQLLLQNQAKAQQQALLGNPLLWAQVLHNKENPLVPCPGLIGENPLASLPVQQGVHLLGDLPQGGIVPGLALQTDPLPPLKPMPRGRTLSRDQESPTSACPFPQTSSPTLPGISIPLLGGMIGADGLTAQGVSILGDPAKDANLPQSPFLNVSNAFSSGGSCRPHPYRRRPTLSNVSNQSMQPNYNLRYQDSYSPEYPPLHRDPLAHLYEQQENLDAGALAGFGQQASHCAEYSERFPPYSYPPSPPLSSYFSSGSESSCNGSLPTPKLNRAVGMPPVSHTNYPAGVENVMKTPIGSQKRTFSRLIPSPEPSPEGGYVGQHSQGLGGHYADSYLKP from the exons ATGGCGGCCACAGTGTCAGTTAATACAGCTGCCAAAGATGAAAACACAGACTCGGGAAACAGTTTGGCTTCTCGTCCACTTAATGAAAAATACGACCCCGCCGTGGACCAAGAAAACTGGATTCCCGGGGATCGCCGGTACCCCGAACTCGTGCAGAACGAAGAGGACGCGACGCCCGGACGCGAGTGTCAGCGAAAGGTCGACGAGGACTTGACATCACTGAACCCCGAAGAGATAGAGAGCCGCTTGGAGAGAACTCGACGGGAGTTTTACAACAGGAGGAAAATTATTATAAAAAACTTGCCCTCTGACGTTAGCAATCAG GAGGTCCATGAGCTCTTGGGCAGCTATGATCTGAAGTACTGCTTTGTTGACAAGTACAAAGGCACAG CATTTGTGACCCTACTTAATGGTGAACAAGCACAAAGTGCCATCAAAGAGTTCCACCAGCATGTGTTGCGGGACCGGGAGatctctgtgcagctgcagccGACAGATGCTCTGCTGTGCATCGCCAACCTGCCCCGCGCATTCACGCAGCAGCAGTTTGAGGAACTGGTGCGCCCCTTCGGCAACCTGGAGCGTTGCTTCCTGGTGTACAGTGCCACCTCGGGGCATTCCAAGGGCTACGGTTTTGTGGAGTACATGAAGAAGGACTCTGCGGCCAGGGCCAAATCGGAGCTCCTGGGGAAGCAGCTGGGCTCCCGTATGCTTTACGTCCACTGGACTGAGGTGGGCTCCCTCACATATCCACTGCTGCACTCCAAATGCCTGTGCGTGGACCGCCTGCCTCAGAGCCTGCTGACAGCCCAAGACCTCCGCAGTGCCCTGGCTGACACCCACACGCCAGTTTTCTGCCAG TTGGCTCAGGGACAAGATGGAAGTTTCCGGCGTTTTGCAGTGCTGGAGTTTGCCACTGCAGAGATGGCCGAGGAAGCACAGCGACTCACAGATGGCAGACTGCTGGGTGGGACACATATCAGGGTGTCCTTCTGTGCCCCGGGTCCTCCTGGAAGAAGCATGTTGGCTGCTCTGATTGCTGCACAAACCATG GCTGTAAACAGGGGTAAAGGACTCCTCCCTGATCCGACAGCCATGCAGATACTCACAGGCCTCAGCAACCCTGCCGCCCTCAAGATGCTGCTCAACCCACTGACACAGGGACATAAACAAG GCCTCCTTGGTGCGGCCCCCGCCATACCGCCACTGCTTGCCAACCCCGCTCTCACGGCCGCCCTGCTCCAGCTGCTCCTTCAGAACCAGGCCAAGGCTCAGCAG CAAGCCCTTCTGGGAAATCCTCTTCTGTGGGCTCAGGTGCTACACAATAAAGAAAACCCTCTAGTGCCTTGT CCGGGACTTATTGGGGAGAATCCTCTGGCCTCTCTGCCTGTCCAGCAGGGAGTCCATCTGCTCGGAGACCTGCCCCAAG GTGGTATTGTCCCTGGACTGGCTCTTCAGACAGATCCTCTACCCCCCTTGAAGCCAATGCCACGTGGCAGAACTCTTTCAAGGGATCAGGAGTCCCCCACGTCGGCTTGTCCCTTCCCCCAGACCTCCTCTCCGACCCTGCCGGGGATCTCTATACCCCTGCTGGGTGGCATGATCGGGGCAGATGGCCTCACAGCACAAGGG GTTTCCATACTAGGAGATCCTGCAAAAGATGCAAACCTTCCCCAGAGTCCCTTCCTCAATGTCAGCAACGCGTTTTCCTCAG GAGGAAGCTGCAGACCTCACCCTTACAGAAGGCGGCCTACACTGAGTAACGTGTCCAACCAGAGCATGCAACCGAATTACAACCTGCGTTACCAGGATTCCTACAGCCCTGAGTACCCCCCACTCCATCGG GATCCCCTTGCCCACTTGTATGAACAGCAGGAGAATCTTGATGCCGGGGCCTTGGCAGGATTCGGTCAGCAG GCCTCTCATTGCGCTGAATACAGTGAGCGGTTCCCCCCCTACAGTTACCCTCCAAGCCCACCTCTGTCCTCATATTTCAGCTCAGGGTCTGAGAGCTCCTGTAATGGGAGCCTTCCCACCCCCAAGCTCAACAGG GCTGTGGGAATGCCTCCTGTGAGCCACACCAACTACCCTGCAGGTGTGGAGAATGTTATGAAG ACTCCCATCGGTAGCCAAAAGCGCACGTTCTCCCGGCTGATCCCGTCTCCCGAGCCGAGCCCTGAAGGCGGTTATGTGGGCCAGCACTCCCAAGGCCTCGGCGGTCACTACGCAGACTCCTATCTTAAGC
- the raver1 gene encoding ribonucleoprotein PTB-binding 1 isoform X4, which yields MAATVSVNTAAKDENTDSGNSLASRPLNEKYDPAVDQENWIPGDRRYPELVQNEEDATPGRECQRKVDEDLTSLNPEEIESRLERTRREFYNRRKIIIKNLPSDVSNQEVHELLGSYDLKYCFVDKYKGTAFVTLLNGEQAQSAIKEFHQHVLRDREISVQLQPTDALLCIANLPRAFTQQQFEELVRPFGNLERCFLVYSATSGHSKGYGFVEYMKKDSAARAKSELLGKQLGSRMLYVHWTEVGSLTYPLLHSKCLCVDRLPQSLLTAQDLRSALADTHTPVFCQLAQGQDGSFRRFAVLEFATAEMAEEAQRLTDGRLLGGTHIRVSFCAPGPPGRSMLAALIAAQTMAVNRGKGLLPDPTAMQILTGLSNPAALKMLLNPLTQGHKQGLLGAAPAIPPLLANPALTAALLQLLLQNQAKAQQQPGLIGENPLASLPVQQGVHLLGDLPQGGIVPGLALQTDPLPPLKPMPRGRTLSRDQESPTSACPFPQTSSPTLPGISIPLLGGMIGADGLTAQGVSILGDPAKDANLPQSPFLNVSNAFSSGGSCRPHPYRRRPTLSNVSNQSMQPNYNLRYQDSYSPEYPPLHRDPLAHLYEQQENLDAGALAGFGQQASHCAEYSERFPPYSYPPSPPLSSYFSSGSESSCNGSLPTPKLNRAVGMPPVSHTNYPAGVENVMKTPIGSQKRTFSRLIPSPEPSPEGGYVGQHSQGLGGHYADSYLKLLERPFGC from the exons ATGGCGGCCACAGTGTCAGTTAATACAGCTGCCAAAGATGAAAACACAGACTCGGGAAACAGTTTGGCTTCTCGTCCACTTAATGAAAAATACGACCCCGCCGTGGACCAAGAAAACTGGATTCCCGGGGATCGCCGGTACCCCGAACTCGTGCAGAACGAAGAGGACGCGACGCCCGGACGCGAGTGTCAGCGAAAGGTCGACGAGGACTTGACATCACTGAACCCCGAAGAGATAGAGAGCCGCTTGGAGAGAACTCGACGGGAGTTTTACAACAGGAGGAAAATTATTATAAAAAACTTGCCCTCTGACGTTAGCAATCAG GAGGTCCATGAGCTCTTGGGCAGCTATGATCTGAAGTACTGCTTTGTTGACAAGTACAAAGGCACAG CATTTGTGACCCTACTTAATGGTGAACAAGCACAAAGTGCCATCAAAGAGTTCCACCAGCATGTGTTGCGGGACCGGGAGatctctgtgcagctgcagccGACAGATGCTCTGCTGTGCATCGCCAACCTGCCCCGCGCATTCACGCAGCAGCAGTTTGAGGAACTGGTGCGCCCCTTCGGCAACCTGGAGCGTTGCTTCCTGGTGTACAGTGCCACCTCGGGGCATTCCAAGGGCTACGGTTTTGTGGAGTACATGAAGAAGGACTCTGCGGCCAGGGCCAAATCGGAGCTCCTGGGGAAGCAGCTGGGCTCCCGTATGCTTTACGTCCACTGGACTGAGGTGGGCTCCCTCACATATCCACTGCTGCACTCCAAATGCCTGTGCGTGGACCGCCTGCCTCAGAGCCTGCTGACAGCCCAAGACCTCCGCAGTGCCCTGGCTGACACCCACACGCCAGTTTTCTGCCAG TTGGCTCAGGGACAAGATGGAAGTTTCCGGCGTTTTGCAGTGCTGGAGTTTGCCACTGCAGAGATGGCCGAGGAAGCACAGCGACTCACAGATGGCAGACTGCTGGGTGGGACACATATCAGGGTGTCCTTCTGTGCCCCGGGTCCTCCTGGAAGAAGCATGTTGGCTGCTCTGATTGCTGCACAAACCATG GCTGTAAACAGGGGTAAAGGACTCCTCCCTGATCCGACAGCCATGCAGATACTCACAGGCCTCAGCAACCCTGCCGCCCTCAAGATGCTGCTCAACCCACTGACACAGGGACATAAACAAG GCCTCCTTGGTGCGGCCCCCGCCATACCGCCACTGCTTGCCAACCCCGCTCTCACGGCCGCCCTGCTCCAGCTGCTCCTTCAGAACCAGGCCAAGGCTCAGCAG CAGCCGGGACTTATTGGGGAGAATCCTCTGGCCTCTCTGCCTGTCCAGCAGGGAGTCCATCTGCTCGGAGACCTGCCCCAAG GTGGTATTGTCCCTGGACTGGCTCTTCAGACAGATCCTCTACCCCCCTTGAAGCCAATGCCACGTGGCAGAACTCTTTCAAGGGATCAGGAGTCCCCCACGTCGGCTTGTCCCTTCCCCCAGACCTCCTCTCCGACCCTGCCGGGGATCTCTATACCCCTGCTGGGTGGCATGATCGGGGCAGATGGCCTCACAGCACAAGGG GTTTCCATACTAGGAGATCCTGCAAAAGATGCAAACCTTCCCCAGAGTCCCTTCCTCAATGTCAGCAACGCGTTTTCCTCAG GAGGAAGCTGCAGACCTCACCCTTACAGAAGGCGGCCTACACTGAGTAACGTGTCCAACCAGAGCATGCAACCGAATTACAACCTGCGTTACCAGGATTCCTACAGCCCTGAGTACCCCCCACTCCATCGG GATCCCCTTGCCCACTTGTATGAACAGCAGGAGAATCTTGATGCCGGGGCCTTGGCAGGATTCGGTCAGCAG GCCTCTCATTGCGCTGAATACAGTGAGCGGTTCCCCCCCTACAGTTACCCTCCAAGCCCACCTCTGTCCTCATATTTCAGCTCAGGGTCTGAGAGCTCCTGTAATGGGAGCCTTCCCACCCCCAAGCTCAACAGG GCTGTGGGAATGCCTCCTGTGAGCCACACCAACTACCCTGCAGGTGTGGAGAATGTTATGAAG ACTCCCATCGGTAGCCAAAAGCGCACGTTCTCCCGGCTGATCCCGTCTCCCGAGCCGAGCCCTGAAGGCGGTTATGTGGGCCAGCACTCCCAAGGCCTCGGCGGTCACTACGCAGACTCCTATCTTAAGC TGCTGGAGCGTCCGTTTGGCTGCTGA
- the raver1 gene encoding ribonucleoprotein PTB-binding 1 isoform X5, translating to MAATVSVNTAAKDENTDSGNSLASRPLNEKYDPAVDQENWIPGDRRYPELVQNEEDATPGRECQRKVDEDLTSLNPEEIESRLERTRREFYNRRKIIIKNLPSDVSNQEVHELLGSYDLKYCFVDKYKGTAFVTLLNGEQAQSAIKEFHQHVLRDREISVQLQPTDALLCIANLPRAFTQQQFEELVRPFGNLERCFLVYSATSGHSKGYGFVEYMKKDSAARAKSELLGKQLGSRMLYVHWTEVGSLTYPLLHSKCLCVDRLPQSLLTAQDLRSALADTHTPVFCQLAQGQDGSFRRFAVLEFATAEMAEEAQRLTDGRLLGGTHIRVSFCAPGPPGRSMLAALIAAQTMAVNRGKGLLPDPTAMQILTGLSNPAALKMLLNPLTQGHKQGLLGAAPAIPPLLANPALTAALLQLLLQNQAKAQQPGLIGENPLASLPVQQGVHLLGDLPQGGIVPGLALQTDPLPPLKPMPRGRTLSRDQESPTSACPFPQTSSPTLPGISIPLLGGMIGADGLTAQGVSILGDPAKDANLPQSPFLNVSNAFSSGGSCRPHPYRRRPTLSNVSNQSMQPNYNLRYQDSYSPEYPPLHRDPLAHLYEQQENLDAGALAGFGQQASHCAEYSERFPPYSYPPSPPLSSYFSSGSESSCNGSLPTPKLNRAVGMPPVSHTNYPAGVENVMKTPIGSQKRTFSRLIPSPEPSPEGGYVGQHSQGLGGHYADSYLKLLERPFGC from the exons ATGGCGGCCACAGTGTCAGTTAATACAGCTGCCAAAGATGAAAACACAGACTCGGGAAACAGTTTGGCTTCTCGTCCACTTAATGAAAAATACGACCCCGCCGTGGACCAAGAAAACTGGATTCCCGGGGATCGCCGGTACCCCGAACTCGTGCAGAACGAAGAGGACGCGACGCCCGGACGCGAGTGTCAGCGAAAGGTCGACGAGGACTTGACATCACTGAACCCCGAAGAGATAGAGAGCCGCTTGGAGAGAACTCGACGGGAGTTTTACAACAGGAGGAAAATTATTATAAAAAACTTGCCCTCTGACGTTAGCAATCAG GAGGTCCATGAGCTCTTGGGCAGCTATGATCTGAAGTACTGCTTTGTTGACAAGTACAAAGGCACAG CATTTGTGACCCTACTTAATGGTGAACAAGCACAAAGTGCCATCAAAGAGTTCCACCAGCATGTGTTGCGGGACCGGGAGatctctgtgcagctgcagccGACAGATGCTCTGCTGTGCATCGCCAACCTGCCCCGCGCATTCACGCAGCAGCAGTTTGAGGAACTGGTGCGCCCCTTCGGCAACCTGGAGCGTTGCTTCCTGGTGTACAGTGCCACCTCGGGGCATTCCAAGGGCTACGGTTTTGTGGAGTACATGAAGAAGGACTCTGCGGCCAGGGCCAAATCGGAGCTCCTGGGGAAGCAGCTGGGCTCCCGTATGCTTTACGTCCACTGGACTGAGGTGGGCTCCCTCACATATCCACTGCTGCACTCCAAATGCCTGTGCGTGGACCGCCTGCCTCAGAGCCTGCTGACAGCCCAAGACCTCCGCAGTGCCCTGGCTGACACCCACACGCCAGTTTTCTGCCAG TTGGCTCAGGGACAAGATGGAAGTTTCCGGCGTTTTGCAGTGCTGGAGTTTGCCACTGCAGAGATGGCCGAGGAAGCACAGCGACTCACAGATGGCAGACTGCTGGGTGGGACACATATCAGGGTGTCCTTCTGTGCCCCGGGTCCTCCTGGAAGAAGCATGTTGGCTGCTCTGATTGCTGCACAAACCATG GCTGTAAACAGGGGTAAAGGACTCCTCCCTGATCCGACAGCCATGCAGATACTCACAGGCCTCAGCAACCCTGCCGCCCTCAAGATGCTGCTCAACCCACTGACACAGGGACATAAACAAG GCCTCCTTGGTGCGGCCCCCGCCATACCGCCACTGCTTGCCAACCCCGCTCTCACGGCCGCCCTGCTCCAGCTGCTCCTTCAGAACCAGGCCAAGGCTCAGCAG CCGGGACTTATTGGGGAGAATCCTCTGGCCTCTCTGCCTGTCCAGCAGGGAGTCCATCTGCTCGGAGACCTGCCCCAAG GTGGTATTGTCCCTGGACTGGCTCTTCAGACAGATCCTCTACCCCCCTTGAAGCCAATGCCACGTGGCAGAACTCTTTCAAGGGATCAGGAGTCCCCCACGTCGGCTTGTCCCTTCCCCCAGACCTCCTCTCCGACCCTGCCGGGGATCTCTATACCCCTGCTGGGTGGCATGATCGGGGCAGATGGCCTCACAGCACAAGGG GTTTCCATACTAGGAGATCCTGCAAAAGATGCAAACCTTCCCCAGAGTCCCTTCCTCAATGTCAGCAACGCGTTTTCCTCAG GAGGAAGCTGCAGACCTCACCCTTACAGAAGGCGGCCTACACTGAGTAACGTGTCCAACCAGAGCATGCAACCGAATTACAACCTGCGTTACCAGGATTCCTACAGCCCTGAGTACCCCCCACTCCATCGG GATCCCCTTGCCCACTTGTATGAACAGCAGGAGAATCTTGATGCCGGGGCCTTGGCAGGATTCGGTCAGCAG GCCTCTCATTGCGCTGAATACAGTGAGCGGTTCCCCCCCTACAGTTACCCTCCAAGCCCACCTCTGTCCTCATATTTCAGCTCAGGGTCTGAGAGCTCCTGTAATGGGAGCCTTCCCACCCCCAAGCTCAACAGG GCTGTGGGAATGCCTCCTGTGAGCCACACCAACTACCCTGCAGGTGTGGAGAATGTTATGAAG ACTCCCATCGGTAGCCAAAAGCGCACGTTCTCCCGGCTGATCCCGTCTCCCGAGCCGAGCCCTGAAGGCGGTTATGTGGGCCAGCACTCCCAAGGCCTCGGCGGTCACTACGCAGACTCCTATCTTAAGC TGCTGGAGCGTCCGTTTGGCTGCTGA